TCAGCGCCGAGGAGATGGGGCTCGTCGCCCAGCACCCCAGTGCCTTCGACCGAGTCATGCGCCTGAACCCCATGGCCATCGACTCGCCCGCCATGGACTTCTCGCGGCGGCTCCGCGAGCTGGCGGGCAACAGCTCCACGCCGCCGCCCGTGTCCCCGGGCCGCGGCAACCCTATGCACCGGCTCCTGAACCCCTTCCAGCCCAGCCCCAAGTCCCCGTTCCTGAGCACTCCACCGCTGCCGCCCATGCCCCCCGGCGGCACGCCACCGCCCCAGCCGCCGGCCAAGAGCAAGTCGTGCGAGTTCTGCGGCAAGACCTTCAAGTTCCAGAGCAATCTCATCGTGCACCGGCGCAGCCACACGGGCGAGAAGCCCTACAAGTGCCAGCTGTGCGACCACGCGTGCTCGCAGGCGAGCAAGCTCAAGCGCCACATGAAGACGCACATGCACAAGGCCGGCTCGCTGGCCGGCCGCTCCGACGACGGGCTCTCGGCCGCCAGCTCCCCGGAGCCCGGCACCAGCGAGCTGGCCGGCGAGGGCCTCAAGGCGGCCGACGGCGACTTCCGCCACCACGAGAGCGACCCGTCGCTGGGCCACGAGCctgaggaggaggacgaggaggaggaggacgaggaggaggagctgCTGCTGGAGAACGAGAGCCGGCCCGAGTCGAGCTTCAGCATGGACTCGGAGCTGAGCCGTAACCGGGAGAACGGCGGCGGTGGCGGTGGTGGCGGCGTGGCCGGGGTGCCGGGCGCGGGCGGCGGCGTGGGCGGCGCGGCCAAGGCGCTGGCCGACGAGAAGGCGCTGGTGCTGGGCAAGGTCATGGAGAACGTGGGCCTGGGCGCGCTGCCGCCCTATGGCGAGCTGCTGGCCGACAAGCAGAAGCGCGGCGCCTTCCTGAAGCGCTCGGCGGGCGGCGGGGACCCGGGTGACGACGACGACGCGGGCGGCTGCGGCGATGCGGGCCCGGGCGGCGCGGTCAACGGGCGTGGCGGCGGCTTTGCTCCGGGCGCCGAGCCCTTCCCGGGCCTCTTCCCGCGCAAGCCGGCGCCGCTGCCCAGCCCCGGGCTCAACAGCGCGGCCAAGCGCATCAAGGTGGAGAAGGACCTGGAGCTGCCGCCCGCCGCGCTCATCCCGTCGGAGAACGTGTACTCGCAGTGGCTGGTGGGCTACGCGGCGTCGCGGCACTTCATGAAGGACCCCTTCCTGGGCTTCACGGACGCGCGCCAGTCGCCCTTCGCCACGTCGTCCGAGCACTCGTCCGAGAACGGCAGCCTGCGCTTCTCCACGCCTCCCGGGGACCTGCTGGACGGCGGGCTGTCGGGCCGCAGCGGCACGGCCAGCGGGGGAAGCACGCCGCACCTGGGCGGCCCGGGCCCCGGGAGGCCGAGCTCCAAGGAGGGCCGGCGCAGCGACACGTGCGAGTACTGCGGCAAGGTGTTCAAGAACTGCAGCAACCTGACGGTGCACCGGCGGAGCCACACCGGCGAGCGGCCTTACAAGTGCGAGCTGTGCAACTACGCGTGCGCTCAGAGCAGCAAGCTCACGCGCCACATGAAGACGCACGGGCAGATCGGCAAGGAGGTGTACCGCTGCGACATCTGCCAGATGCCCTTCAGCGTCTACAGCACCCTGgagaaacacatgaaaaagtgGCACGGCGAGCACTTGCTGACTAACGACGTCAAAATCGAGCAGGCCGAGAGGAGCTAAGCGCGCGCGGCCCCCGCGCACCTGTACAGTAGCCCCGTCGCCAAGCGAGAGAATGCTGACCTGACACTTGCCTCCGTGTCGCCGTCGCCGCTCGGTACCCCCTGCGAGCCCCTGGGGCCCCAGGGGAGGCGGCCCTCCAACCTAACCTGTGTCTGCGAAGTCCTATGGAAACCCGAGGGTTGATTAAGGCAGTAAAAATTGTGGAGCCTTTTAACTGTGCAATAATTTCTGTATTTATtgggttttgtaatttttttggcatgtgcaggtactttttattattattctttctgttgAAATTCCTTTAAGAGATTTTGTTGGGTATCCATcccttcttcagtttttttttttttttttttaaactcagtagTAGCCTGAGCGATGACTCCCGAGCTATGTAGAGGGgaagcatatattttaaattataattgggGGGGGGAG
This sequence is a window from Mesoplodon densirostris isolate mMesDen1 chromosome 4, mMesDen1 primary haplotype, whole genome shotgun sequence. Protein-coding genes within it:
- the BCL11B gene encoding B-cell lymphoma/leukemia 11B isoform X3: MSRRKQGNPQHLSQRELITPEPEHVEATILEEDEGLEIEEPSSLGLMVGGPDPDLLTCGQCQMNFPLGDILVFIEHKKKQCGGSLGGCYDKGLDKGSPPPSSRSELRKVSEPVEIGIQVTPDEDDHLLSPTKGICPKQENIAGKDEPSSYICTTCKQPFNSAWFLLQHAQNTHGFRIYLEPGPASSSLTPRLTIPPPLGPEAVAQSPLMNFLGDSNPFNLLRMTGPILRDHPGFGEGRLPGTPPLFSPPPRHHLDPHRLSAEEMGLVAQHPSAFDRVMRLNPMAIDSPAMDFSRRLRELAGNSSTPPPVSPGRGNPMHRLLNPFQPSPKSPFLSTPPLPPMPPGGTPPPQPPAKSKSCEFCGKTFKFQSNLIVHRRSHTGEKPYKCQLCDHACSQASKLKRHMKTHMHKAGSLAGRSDDGLSAASSPEPGTSELAGEGLKAADGDFRHHESDPSLGHEPEEEDEEEEDEEEELLLENESRPESSFSMDSELSRNRENGGGGGGGGVAGVPGAGGGVGGAAKALADEKALVLGKVMENVGLGALPPYGELLADKQKRGAFLKRSAGGGDPGDDDDAGGCGDAGPGGAVNGRGGGFAPGAEPFPGLFPRKPAPLPSPGLNSAAKRIKVEKDLELPPAALIPSENVYSQWLVGYAASRHFMKDPFLGFTDARQSPFATSSEHSSENGSLRFSTPPGDLLDGGLSGRSGTASGGSTPHLGGPGPGRPSSKEGRRSDTCEYCGKVFKNCSNLTVHRRSHTGERPYKCELCNYACAQSSKLTRHMKTHGQIGKEVYRCDICQMPFSVYSTLEKHMKKWHGEHLLTNDVKIEQAERS
- the BCL11B gene encoding B-cell lymphoma/leukemia 11B isoform X2; this translates as MSRRKQGNPQHLSQRELITQPEHVEATILEEDEGLEIEEPSSLGLMVGGPDPDLLTCGQCQMNFPLGDILVFIEHKKKQCGGSLGGCYDKGLDKGSPPPSSRSELRKVSEPVEIGIQVTPDEDDHLLSPTKGICPKQENIAGPCRPAQLPAMAPIAASSSHPHTSVITSPLRALGALPPCFPLPCCSARPVSGDGTQGEGQTEAPFGCQCQLSGKDEPSSYICTTCKQPFNSAWFLLQHAQNTHGFRIYLEPGPASSSLTPRLTIPPPLGPEAVAQSPLMNFLGDSNPFNLLRMTGPILRDHPGFGEGRLPGTPPLFSPPPRHHLDPHRLSAEEMGLVAQHPSAFDRVMRLNPMAIDSPAMDFSRRLRELAGNSSTPPPVSPGRGNPMHRLLNPFQPSPKSPFLSTPPLPPMPPGGTPPPQPPAKSKSCEFCGKTFKFQSNLIVHRRSHTGEKPYKCQLCDHACSQASKLKRHMKTHMHKAGSLAGRSDDGLSAASSPEPGTSELAGEGLKAADGDFRHHESDPSLGHEPEEEDEEEEDEEEELLLENESRPESSFSMDSELSRNRENGGGGGGGGVAGVPGAGGGVGGAAKALADEKALVLGKVMENVGLGALPPYGELLADKQKRGAFLKRSAGGGDPGDDDDAGGCGDAGPGGAVNGRGGGFAPGAEPFPGLFPRKPAPLPSPGLNSAAKRIKVEKDLELPPAALIPSENVYSQWLVGYAASRHFMKDPFLGFTDARQSPFATSSEHSSENGSLRFSTPPGDLLDGGLSGRSGTASGGSTPHLGGPGPGRPSSKEGRRSDTCEYCGKVFKNCSNLTVHRRSHTGERPYKCELCNYACAQSSKLTRHMKTHGQIGKEVYRCDICQMPFSVYSTLEKHMKKWHGEHLLTNDVKIEQAERS
- the BCL11B gene encoding B-cell lymphoma/leukemia 11B isoform X4; translation: MSRRKQGNPQHLSQRELITQPEHVEATILEEDEGLEIEEPSSLGLMVGGPDPDLLTCGQCQMNFPLGDILVFIEHKKKQCGGSLGGCYDKGLDKGSPPPSSRSELRKVSEPVEIGIQVTPDEDDHLLSPTKGICPKQENIAGKDEPSSYICTTCKQPFNSAWFLLQHAQNTHGFRIYLEPGPASSSLTPRLTIPPPLGPEAVAQSPLMNFLGDSNPFNLLRMTGPILRDHPGFGEGRLPGTPPLFSPPPRHHLDPHRLSAEEMGLVAQHPSAFDRVMRLNPMAIDSPAMDFSRRLRELAGNSSTPPPVSPGRGNPMHRLLNPFQPSPKSPFLSTPPLPPMPPGGTPPPQPPAKSKSCEFCGKTFKFQSNLIVHRRSHTGEKPYKCQLCDHACSQASKLKRHMKTHMHKAGSLAGRSDDGLSAASSPEPGTSELAGEGLKAADGDFRHHESDPSLGHEPEEEDEEEEDEEEELLLENESRPESSFSMDSELSRNRENGGGGGGGGVAGVPGAGGGVGGAAKALADEKALVLGKVMENVGLGALPPYGELLADKQKRGAFLKRSAGGGDPGDDDDAGGCGDAGPGGAVNGRGGGFAPGAEPFPGLFPRKPAPLPSPGLNSAAKRIKVEKDLELPPAALIPSENVYSQWLVGYAASRHFMKDPFLGFTDARQSPFATSSEHSSENGSLRFSTPPGDLLDGGLSGRSGTASGGSTPHLGGPGPGRPSSKEGRRSDTCEYCGKVFKNCSNLTVHRRSHTGERPYKCELCNYACAQSSKLTRHMKTHGQIGKEVYRCDICQMPFSVYSTLEKHMKKWHGEHLLTNDVKIEQAERS
- the BCL11B gene encoding B-cell lymphoma/leukemia 11B isoform X1, translating into MSRRKQGNPQHLSQRELITPEPEHVEATILEEDEGLEIEEPSSLGLMVGGPDPDLLTCGQCQMNFPLGDILVFIEHKKKQCGGSLGGCYDKGLDKGSPPPSSRSELRKVSEPVEIGIQVTPDEDDHLLSPTKGICPKQENIAGPCRPAQLPAMAPIAASSSHPHTSVITSPLRALGALPPCFPLPCCSARPVSGDGTQGEGQTEAPFGCQCQLSGKDEPSSYICTTCKQPFNSAWFLLQHAQNTHGFRIYLEPGPASSSLTPRLTIPPPLGPEAVAQSPLMNFLGDSNPFNLLRMTGPILRDHPGFGEGRLPGTPPLFSPPPRHHLDPHRLSAEEMGLVAQHPSAFDRVMRLNPMAIDSPAMDFSRRLRELAGNSSTPPPVSPGRGNPMHRLLNPFQPSPKSPFLSTPPLPPMPPGGTPPPQPPAKSKSCEFCGKTFKFQSNLIVHRRSHTGEKPYKCQLCDHACSQASKLKRHMKTHMHKAGSLAGRSDDGLSAASSPEPGTSELAGEGLKAADGDFRHHESDPSLGHEPEEEDEEEEDEEEELLLENESRPESSFSMDSELSRNRENGGGGGGGGVAGVPGAGGGVGGAAKALADEKALVLGKVMENVGLGALPPYGELLADKQKRGAFLKRSAGGGDPGDDDDAGGCGDAGPGGAVNGRGGGFAPGAEPFPGLFPRKPAPLPSPGLNSAAKRIKVEKDLELPPAALIPSENVYSQWLVGYAASRHFMKDPFLGFTDARQSPFATSSEHSSENGSLRFSTPPGDLLDGGLSGRSGTASGGSTPHLGGPGPGRPSSKEGRRSDTCEYCGKVFKNCSNLTVHRRSHTGERPYKCELCNYACAQSSKLTRHMKTHGQIGKEVYRCDICQMPFSVYSTLEKHMKKWHGEHLLTNDVKIEQAERS